CGCCGCCCAGGCCGCCGTACAGGCCACTGGCCGAAGCGGTTGCGGGCAGGGCGGCGGCCGATGCGGTCAGCAGGGCGGCGAGGGCGGTTCCGGTCAGGGAGCGGGAGATGGTCATGGGGCACCTGCAGTTGAGTGGCTGGACGCCGCCATAGTGCACCACCGTCTCGCACCTTGACCACTCCCGTCGTCCGGAAGCGCAGCATGGGCTGTCGACGCCGGGCGCCGGACATCCGGGCGTGGCGGATGCCGGGCCTGTTCAGGCACAGTACGGTGCCCACGAGTCAGGAGATGGTTTCATGCCCGAGCCCAGGATCATCGATTACCCCAACGGGGTTGCCGCCATCGACGCCGAGTTTGCCGAGACGCCGGGTGTGGTGGCGAGTTATCTGCTGCAGGCGGATGGTGATGCCGCGCTGGTGGATGTGGGCAGCAACTTCTCCGTGCCGTTGATTCTCCGGGGGCTGGAGCTGCGCGGTGTGGCACGGGAGCAGGTGCGCTACGTGTGCGTCACCCATGTGCACCTGGATCACGCCGGTGGCGCCGGGGAGCTCATGCGTCAGCTGCCGCAGGCGACGCTGGTCGTCCACCCGCGGGGTGCCCGTCACATGATCGACCCGTCCGCGCTCCATGCCGGCGCGCGCGCGATCTACGGCGATGCCGTGATGGCGCGGCATTATGGCGACCTGGTGCCGGTGCCGGAGGAGCGCGTGCAGGTCGTGAACGACGGCGACCGGCTGCCGTTCGGCCGTCGCAGTCTGCTGTTTCTCGACACGCCCGGTCACGCCAATCACCACTACAGCGTGGTGGACGAGGCGCACGACCTGGTCTTTGCCGGTGACACGTTCGGCGTGTCGTACAGGTCCCTGGACACGGAACGGGGCGCATTCATCTTTCCGTCCACGTCGCCGGTGCACTTCGACCCCGACGCCGCCCATCGCTCCGTCGATCGTCTCCGCGGGCTGCAGCCACAGGCGGTGCACGTCGCCCATTTCGGGCGGCTGGCCGAGATCGAGCGCCTGGCGGCGGATCTGCACGAAGGGATCGACGCCCATGCCGGAATTGCCATGGACTGTGCCGGTCAGGATGAGGACGATCAGGCGGAAGCCATCGGCGCCGCGCTGCTGGAGTGGTTCTCCGGTCGCCTCCGGGCGCACGGCGTGACGCTGTCCCCGGAACAGTTGCGCCAGACCCTGGCCATGGACCTGGAGATGAACACCCAGGGGCTGGTGGTGTGGTTGCAGCGGCGGAGCAGGGCCGCCCGCGCCGATTCGCGCTGAGCGGCCCGGGTCGGTGTCAGGACTTGCCGGCGGTGAAACCGCCATCCACCAGCAGGTCCGTGCCGGTGACAAAGCTGGCCTCATCGGAGAGCAGGAACAGGGCCGCGTTCGCCACTTCCCGCGCCTGGCCCAGGCGCCCGATCGGGTGCAGGCTGGTGAGGAACTCCAGCACCTCCGGGTCCAGCTCGTCCAGCAGCGGCGTGGCAATGTAGCCGGGCGACAGGCTGTTGACCCGAATCCCGCCGGGCGCGCCTTCCAGCGCCAGCGTGCGGGTGACGTTCAGCACGCCGCCCTTGGCCGCGGTGTACGCCGCCGTTTGGCTCTGACCCACATGCCCGAGGATGGAGGCGCAGTTGAGGATCGCGCCGCCGCCGTTCTGCATCCGGCGCATGGCCTCGCGGGCGACGCGAAAGACACCGTTGAGGTTGATGTCGATGACCCGCAGCCAGTCCTCGTCGGTGTAGTCCACCGCCAGTTCCTGGTGACCGATGCCGGCATTGTTGAATACCGCATCGACGCCGCAGAACGCCTCCGCCTGTTCGAACAGGTTGTGAATGTCCCCGGTGCGGGTCACGTCGGTCTGCACGAACAGGCACTGGTCCGCGCCGAGCTTGGTGGCGACGGCCTCGCCCAGCGCCTGGTTCATGTCCGCGATGACCACCCTGGCGCCTTCGGCAATGGCGCCCCGGGCCGTTTCGGCGCCAATGCCGCTGGCACCGCCGGTAATGACAACACCCTTTCCCTTCAGACGCATCGCTGGCTCTCCCCTGGTCAGTGAACCCGTGAAGGGCATCGTGCGCCCCGGCACGGGAAGGGGTGTTGATCCAGGTCAACCCGGGAGAGAAACCACGGCGGCGTCGGCCGGCACCGCCGTGGCGGGCGGCTCAGGCGCGCAGGCGGTAACCGGTGCGGAAGATCCAGGCCACGGTGGCCATGGCGACGGTCAGGAAGACCAGGATCATCAGCAGGCTGACCACGACACTGACATCACCGGCGCCGTAGAAGCTCCAGCGGAAGCCGCTGACCAGATAGAGCACCGGGTTCAGCAGGCTCAGGGTCTGCCAGGTGGAGGGCAGCATGTCGATGGAGTAGAACGTGCCGCCCAGGAAGACCAGCGGGGTGATGATCAGCAGCGGCACGAACTGCAGCTTCTCGAACGTGTCCGCCCACAGCCCGATGATGAAGCCGATCAGGCTGAACGTGAACGCGGTGATCACCAGGAACAGCAGCATCCACACCGGGTGGGCGATCTCCAGCGGCACGAAGAACCCGGCGGTGGCAAGAATGATCAGGCCGAGCATCACGGACTTGGTGGCGGCTGCCCCCACGTAGCCCATGACCACCTCATAGTGGGACACCGGTGCCGACAGGACCTCGTAGATGGTGCCGGAGAACTTCGGGAAGTAGATGCCGAACGAGGCGTTGGAGGTGCTCTGGGTGAGCACCATGAGCATGATCAGCCCCGGCACGATGTAAGCGCCGTAGCTGATGCCGTCGATCTCGTTGATCTGCGAGCCGATGGCGCCGCCGAAGACGATGAAGTAGAGCGATGTGGTCACCACCGGCGAGACGATGCTCTGGAACAGGGTGCGCCAGGTGCGGGCCATTTCGAAGGTGTAGATGGCGCGGACGGCGTGGATGTTCATGTGTGCTCCCTCACCAGGTCGACGAAGATGTCCTCGAGTGTGCTCTGCTGCGTGTGCAGGTCGCGGAAGCGGATACCGGCGTCGGCCAGGTCCTGCAGCAGCGCTGTGACGTCGGCGGTCTCGCCGTCCTGTGCCAGCGTGTAGGTGAGCGCCTCGCCGTCCTCCGACAACTCCAGGGCGTGCCGCGCGAGCGCCTCCGGAATACGGTCCATGGGCGTGTGCAGGTGCAGGGTGAGCTGCTTGCGGCCGAGCTTGCGCATCAGCGCCTCCTTGCCTTCCACCAGCACGATTTCGCCGCCGTTGATGACGCCGATCCGGTCTGCCATCTCCTCGGCCTCCTCGATGTAGTGCGTGGTGAGAATCACCGTCACACCCTTTTCCCGCAGCGAGCGCACCAGGGCCCACATGTCACGGCGCAGCTCCACGTCAACGCCGGCGGTGGGCTCGTCCAGGAACAGCACCTCCGGTTCGTGGGCCAGTGCCTTGGCGATCAGGACACGTCGTTTCATGCCGCCGGAGAGCGTCTGGATCTGATTGTTGCGTTTGTCCCAGAGACTCAGGTCCCGCAGCACCTTCTCGATGTGCGCCGGATTCGCCGGTTTGCCGAACAGGCCGCGGCTGAAGCTCACCGTCCGCCAGACCGTTTCGAACGAGTCCGTGGAGAGCTCCTGGGGCACGAGCCCGATCAGTGACCGGGTCTTGCGCCAGTCACTCTGTATGTCATGACCGTTCACCAGAACCCGGCCTTCGCCCAGCATGGCAATGCCACAGACGATGCTGATGAGGGTCGTCTTGCCGGCGCCGTTGGGTCCGAGCAGGGCGAAGATTTCACCGCGGTGGATGGTCAGGTCGACATTGCGCAGCGCCTGGAAGCCGCTGTCATAGGTTTTCGAGACGCCCTGAATGGCGACCGCCGGCTCTGCGGCGGCGGCCGGTGTCCGCGCATGGGCGGCCGGTGCCTCTCCGGCTCGGGACGACCCGGCGTGGAAAGTGGCGAGATGGTCGCGGTCCATGGGGTTGCCTGTCCTGTGTCGCGTTGAAACGGAGGGGAGCCTAAAGGCTCAAGTATGCTTGAGGTCAAGCGCTCCTCTTGTGCGTAATCCGCACTATACGCCTCCGGCCGTGGCTGTGAACGGGATCGGTGTTACATGGTGACAGGGTGGCGATGGGGGCGAGGGTCGGATAGACTCCAGTAACGATGTCAGAACAATAAACAGAACGGATTGTCTTCAGCGAATGGACGCCAAACGCTATTTCGGTCTTGCCCTGGTCGTGGTCACGCTTGCGCTTGTGGCAGGGCTCACCTTCCTTGGGCGTGATCACCAGACGCGTGTCTTCACTGTCGATTTTCGGCAGGGCCACACGCTCTCGGACGACAGCGACGTGGCCATCGCCCGGATCGCCACCCTCATGAGCCGCCAGCCACGTTACCAGGCGGTGGTGGTCGGCCATTCCGGAACGCGCGGCGACGACAGTGCCAACCTCGAGCTCAGTCGCGAGCGCGCGGCAGTCGTCAGCCGTCAGTTGATCGACGATGGCATCGACGAAGACCGCATCGACGTTCATGGGCTGGGTGGCGATGACCCGTTGCCCAGGGGCGATGACGAGGGGGAGCGCCGTTACCAGCAGCGCCTCGCCCGGGTCGAAGTCGAACTGAACTACCGATGAGAGGGCTTATGAGACCGCGCGCTATCGCACCGGTGTTGTGGCTGACGGCCACACTGTCGGCCACGTCCGTATCGGCCGACGCGCCCGCATTGAATGACGCGGTGGATGCACCCACCCGTGCCTGCCGTGGTGGCGATACGCTGCAGGTCGCCCTTGGCCGGTCGGGCGTTGATGTGGTGCCGCTGTTCGCCAACGACTATGCCCTCGAGACACCCGCCAACAGCCACTTTGACCGGGAAGGCGTGGATGTGGAGCTGGTTGCAGGTCAGGCGCTCCCCGCCCGTGTCAACGCGTTCCTCCGCTGCGAGGCGCCGGTGCTGCGCGTCACCCAGGGGCAGCTGCAGCTCGTGGCCGAGCTGCTGGCTGACAACAGCGATGTCGATCTCATCGGGATCTATCACCACGGCTGGTCCTCCGGTGCGGACCACCTGGTGGCCAGGGAGGCGTTGCGAACGCCAGTGGACTTCGGCGGCAGCCGTATCGCCGTGGGGCGTTTCAGCCCCCGTCTCGACCTGCTTGCGCACCTGGCGGAGACCGGGGACAGCCAGAGCCGGCGTGACGGCATCGACGACTGGACGCCTCCGGAGCTGGTGCACGCGGCCATGACACATGGCCTGTACGATGACTCGCCGGCCGGTCGGTTCTTCGACGATACCAGCGTCGATGCCGCGGTGATGGAGTGGAGCGACGCGGCAATACTGACCAGTGGCGGTGAACGTGGCACCGGCGCCGAGGGGTCGGTGGCCGGTGCGCACATTCCGCTGTCCACGCGGTCCGCCAGCCGCGTGGTCTCGCATGTCTACGTGGTTCGCAAGGATTACCTGGAGGCCAACCAGGATCAGGTCGAGCGCTTCATCGCAGCGCTGTTCAACGCCGAAGAACAGGTCCGGGAGAGCGTGGCCACGGGCGTTCTTGACTGGGAGGCGGTGGCAGAGCATCTGCTGGATGATGCCGGTGATGCGGATGTTGCCGAATCGCTCTGGTCCCGGGTCGAGACGGTGGGGCTGCAGGGCAACGTGAACTGGGCCAACCCGGAGCATCCACGCAGTTTCGCCCGCATCAACAATGAGATCGGGCGGGGGCTGCAGATGCTCGGGCTGATCAGCCAGCCCCACGCGCTCGAGGTGGCGTCGCTGGACTACCGCACCATTGCCGACGGCATCTTTGACCAGCGGCGCGTCAGCCTTCCCGACTTCGACACGGACGAGGCGGCGCGCGCGATTGACCAGAGCCGGGCCGACGGCGACCTCGATGAGCGCACGGTGACCCGGTTTGCCATTACCTTCGACCCGAACCAGACCGGTTTCCCGGCCGAGCAGTACGCCGACGATTTCGACGAGGTCATTGCTGCCGCGACCCGATACGGCGGCGCCGTGTTTACCGTGGAAGGGCATGCCGACCCGCTCAAGTATCTTCAGCGCCGACACGATGGCGCCGGCTCCGAGGAGCTGCGCTCCATCCGGCAATCGGCGGACAATCTCAGCCTGGCGCGGGCACGGGAAGTGCGCGAGAGCCTGGTGGCCTATGCGGGCGACGAGGGCGTTGACCTGGACGAGAGCCAGTTCGTGACCGAGGGGCGGGGGCTGGAAGAACCGGCCACGGGGGTGTGCGGTGATCAGCCATGTGCCCCGCAGACCGAGGCGGAGTGGCGCTCGAACATGCGCGTGGTGGTTCGTGCCGTGCGCATGGAAGCGGAGAGCAGCGCCTTCAGCCCGCCGGATGAGTGGTAACGCCCGATAGGCCAACGTGACGCATGGAAGAGCAGAGGAACACACCATGACCAGCAGACACCGCATTCCCGTTCGCCATGGCATCGTGCTGGCGCTTGTCCTCTCACTGGGGCTGTTGTCGTCGGCTGCCAACTCGGACCTGGGCCGGCCGGATGTCCGCATCGGCTGGACAGCCTGGAGCGACGCTGAAGCGGTCTCCAAGCTCACGGCACTGACATTGAGCAGCGTCGGGATGGATGTGGAACTGACCCTGGCGAACATTCAGGCCCAGTACCGCGGGCTGGCCGAGCAGAATCTGGATCTCATGCTCATGTCCTGGCAACCCCACACCCATGCCGCGTATCTCGATCACTACGGCGACAGGCTTGAAGACCTTGGTGTGCTGTACGACGGCACCACGATGGGGCTGGCAGTGCCCGACTACGTGGACAGCTCCATTCAGACCATCGCCGACCTTGCCGACCATCCGGAGCTGTTCGATGGCGTGATCACCGGTATCGATCCGGAGGCGGGCGTCATGGCGGATGCGCGGGAGGCGATGCGTCATTACGGCCTGGACGGCTTCGAACTCTCCGAATCAACGGGCCCGGCCATGGTCCTGGCCCTCGAGCGCGCGTTCGACGCGGAGCAGCCCGTCGTGGTGACGGCCTGGCGCCCCCACAGCAAGTGGGCGGCGTATGACCTCCGCTACCTGGACGACCCTGACGGTGTGTTTGCGGACAGCGAGGCGGTACACGCAATGGCGCGTGCCGGACTGCGCGAGGAGCAACCCCGGGTGGCGGCGTTCATCGAACAGATGGCGTTCGAACTGGACGAGCTGGAGGCGCTGATGGCCGATGCCGAAGAGCAGGGCCACCGCAACGCCATTCGTGACTGGCTCAACGCGAATCAGGAGCGGGTCCACGGCTGGTTCGAGGAGGCCGGGCAGTAGTGCCGGCGAAACAGACGACCAATCAAGAACGCGTGGCAGGGACGGGACTCATGAACACGAACGAGACGAACACCGCAGACGACGACATGAACACGGCGCTGACACCGCCGCCACCGGCACCGGAAGTGCAGCCCGAGGAAGCGGAGAGCAAGGTTCCCCTTCCGGCCGAGCGGCAGACCGAACTGGCCGCCCAGGCCGACGCCTTCGTGCAGGGGGTGATCGAGGCGGAGCCGGAGAGCGAACCGTTCCGGGAGCACGTCCAGCAGGCGCACCAGCTGGGTAACCAGCAGATGCAGGAGGCGGCGCAGGTGTCCAACCGCCTGCTGGAGAAGCCGGTGAAAGCCATGGACCAGGGCGCGTTATCCGGCGACAGCGACGTCTCCCGGTCTCTGCTGGACCTGCGCCGCACGGTGGAGGAGCTGGATCCGTCCCGTCGGGGCGACCTGTTCCAGCCGCGCAAACTGCTCGGTTTCATCCCCTGGGGGAATCGGCTGCACGATTATTTCCGGGAGTACCAGTCCGCACAGTCGCACATCGACGCCATCATCAAGAGTCTCTACGAGGGGCAGGATGAGCTGCGCCGCGACAACGCCGCCATCGACGAAGAGAAGCGCTTTCTCTGGGACGTGATGCAGCGCATCGAGGAGTATGTCTACCTGGCAAGATCCATCGACGAGCGGCTGGAGCAGCGCATCGAGGAGATTGCGCAGCAGAACGAACACAAGGCGCGGGCCGTGCGCGAAGAGATGCTCTTCTACGTGCGCCAGAAGGTCCAGGACCTGCAGCAGCAGCTGGCGGTGGCCGTGCAGGGCTACCTGGCGCTGGACATGATCCGCAAGAACAACCTGGAGCTCATCAAGGGGGTGGACCGGGCGACCAGCGTCACCATCTCGGCCCTGCGTACGGCCACCGTGGTGGCACAGGCGCTGACCAACCAGCGTCTGGTGCTCGAGCAGATCCAGGCCCTGAACGAGACCACCGGCAGCGTGATCGAGGGCACCAGCGAGATCATGCAGAGACAGTCGGCGCAGATCCACGAGCAGGCGGCGGGTAGCACCATCGACATGGAGCAGCTCACCAATGCCTTCAACAACATCTACGCCACCATGGACGACATGGCCGACTTCAAGAGCCGCGCGCTGGACAACATGAAGGAGACCGTCGACTCGCTGGACGGCCAGATCGGCAAGGCGCGGGCGCGTCTTCAGCGTACGGACGAGGCCCGCGCGGACGCCAGCGTCACAACGGAGTAAGCCGCAGGCGCGCTGCGCGGGATGCGGAACGATTCGGGGGGATTGTCATGCGCCATCTCTTGGTGTTCACCGGGCTGATGCTCGGGGGTGTCGGTCTGGTCCATGGAGCGGAAGACCGACGACTGGCCGCAGCCGTCGCGGAGCAGTACCAGCCGTGTGGTGATACCGCAGCGCTGGTGCTGCCATTGGCGCGCTCCGGGCTCGACCTGGTGCCGCTGTATGCCAACGGCTATCAGCTTGAGACCGCGGACGGCAGCCCGTTTGCCGAACAGGATCTGGATGTGCTGCTGCGCGAGCCGGCAGGGCTGCAGTCGCAACTGGAAGCGTATCTGGCCTGTGAGACACCCATCATGCGGCTGACCCAGGCCCAGGCACTTCTGGTCGCGAAAGCCACCGAGGCAAACGCGGGCAGCGCCATGACGGCCTTCTATCAGCACGGGTGGTCTGTTGGTGCCCACGAGCTGCGGGCGGCGAGCGGCGTGGAGGAATTGACCGGGCTCAATCAGGGCACTGTCGCCGTCGGGCCGAACGGGGGCGGGCTGGACCTCCTGGCTGAAGCGACACGAGTGGCCCGGGAGCGTGCCGGCAGTGACTGGGCGCAGTCACCCAGTGTGGTGCTGACCGACGATGCCTCCGGCACCGGCGGCGATACGCCGGAGCAGCGGCTGGCAGAGGATGACCGGCTGACCGCGGCGCTGGTGGCCACGGATGCCCCGGGAGAGCATGCCGTCCTGCTGTCGAGTCAGTCCGCCAGCCGGGCCGTGTCCAGTGTCTACGTCGTTCGCCGGGACTTTCTCGATGCGCATCGGGAGCAGGTGGAAGGGCTGGTCACCGCCCTGTTCAACGCGGAAGAGCAGGTGCGCGAAGACGTCACCACCCAGATCGTTGACTGGAACGCCGTGGCCGGGCACCTGCTGGGCGATTCTGACGCCCATGAGCAGGCCCGTCGCATGTGGAGCGACGTGGAGACGGTGGGCGTCCAGGGCAACGTGGACTGGTCAGGGGATACCGGGCTGCGGTCCTTTCACCGTCTCAACGGCGAGATCGCCGGCGCCCTGCGGGCCATGGGCGTGCTCAGCGCCACGCCGACACTGGCCCTGGCGGACATGTCCTACAGTAATCTGGCCGACGGCGTCTTCGACCAGCGTCGCGCCGAGCTTTCCTCGTTCGATCCGGATGCGGCGCGGACGCTGCTCTCCGAGCAGCGTGACGGGGGCGATATCGATGGCCGGACCATCCTGCGGTTCGAGATCCGGTTTCAGCCCAATCAGGACCAGTTCCCGGCGAGCGAGTACGCCGATGACTTCGCGGACGTCCTGGATGCAGCCCAGCGTTACCGGGGCGCGCTGCTGACCGTCGAGGGGCACGCCGATCCGTCCCTGTACGTGCAGCGCCGCTCCTGGGGGGCATCCGAGGACCTGCTGGCACAGCAGCGGGACAATCTTGCCGAACTCAGCGAGGCGCGCGCCGAATCGGTTCGTCAGTCGGTGCTCGCATTTGCCAGCGAGCACTCGGTTCGCCTGGACTCCAGCCAGTTGATCACCGAGGGGCTGGGCATCAGCGATCCCGCGACCGGACTGTGCGATGACGTGCCTTGCCCGGTGGCGGGCGACGAGCAGGCGGAGAATCGGCGGGTCGTGTTCCGGGTGGTGGAGATCGAGGCGGAGAGTGACGCGTTCACGCCGCCGACCACATGGTGATACGGCCGGCAACTGGTGGGTGGGCCCGGTGATGCAGCCTTTCGAAACCGCGCGTGAACTGGTCGCCGGCCTGGTCGGCGCGGCTGCCGTGCTGATCGCTCACTTCGGCCTGACCTTGCCGCACTGGGGCATTGCCGGCGTGGATCTGGCTCTGGCCGGTGGGGCCGGCGTCGCGCTGTATGTGGGCGTCCGGCTCGCCTGGAGTACCCGCCCCGGGTGGCTGGAGCGCATGCTCGGCGTTGACGTGGGGCTGCGGTTGCCGGGGCGCAGCGACGACCCGGCAGACCTGCAGGCCGCGCTCCGGCACACCGTCGACACGGCGCACGGGCGGGTCAGTGAGCCAATGCAGATGCTGCTGGACCGTATCGATCAGGCTATTCAGTCGGTCCTCGACAGCGATCTGGCCAGCATGGCCGGTCGGCAGGCGCAGTTCACCGTCGCCGCAACAGTCAATCAGTATCTCCCCGACACCCTGGATCGCTACCTGCAACTCCCGGAAGACGTCGCCGTTTCACCCGTCGACCAGGGCGGCCAGACGCCCCACGACATGGTCGTGGAGCAGCTGGACGTGCTGGCCGGTGAGATGGAAGCCATTCTTGCCGACATGCACGCCGGCAAGGTGCGGGAGCTCTCCGCCCATGGCCGTTTTCTGGAAGACCGGTTCAGCCGGGCAGACGACCTGCTCGACTGAATCGTGCCGCTCGGTACCGATCAGCCCGTTGCGGCCCGTTTTCCGGCCAGGGCATTCCGCCACTGCCGAATGCCGAAGGTCCATGGCGGCAGCCGGTCGCTGCGGTCAACCCGGTTGACCAGACCGCCCAGCGCCGGGGTGCTGATGGTCACCGTGTCCCCGATGTGGTGGGTGAACCCCTTGCCCTGGCCGTCGCGGTCCTGACCCGGCGAGAACATGGTGCCCAGGAAGAGCATGAAGCCGTCCGGGTACTGATGGTGGGCGCCGATGGTCTGGCGGACCAGGTCCAGCGGGTCGCGGCTGATCTGGCGCATGTCGCTGCTGTCGTCCAGCACGAAGCCATCATCCGCGCCCTCGATGCGCAGCGAGACCCGCGCTGCCCGCACGGTGTCCAGGGTGAAGCGGTCGTCGAACAGGCGGATGAACGGCCCCAGGGCGCAGGAGGCATTGTTGTCCTTGGCCTTGCCGAGGAGCAGGGCGCTGCGTCCCTCCACGTCGCGCAGGTTGACGTCGTTGCCCAGGGTGGCCCCCCTGGGCCGGCCGGCCGCATCCACCGCCAGCACGATC
This sequence is a window from Aquisalimonas asiatica. Protein-coding genes within it:
- a CDS encoding MBL fold metallo-hydrolase — protein: MPEPRIIDYPNGVAAIDAEFAETPGVVASYLLQADGDAALVDVGSNFSVPLILRGLELRGVAREQVRYVCVTHVHLDHAGGAGELMRQLPQATLVVHPRGARHMIDPSALHAGARAIYGDAVMARHYGDLVPVPEERVQVVNDGDRLPFGRRSLLFLDTPGHANHHYSVVDEAHDLVFAGDTFGVSYRSLDTERGAFIFPSTSPVHFDPDAAHRSVDRLRGLQPQAVHVAHFGRLAEIERLAADLHEGIDAHAGIAMDCAGQDEDDQAEAIGAALLEWFSGRLRAHGVTLSPEQLRQTLAMDLEMNTQGLVVWLQRRSRAARADSR
- a CDS encoding SDR family NAD(P)-dependent oxidoreductase, which produces MRLKGKGVVITGGASGIGAETARGAIAEGARVVIADMNQALGEAVATKLGADQCLFVQTDVTRTGDIHNLFEQAEAFCGVDAVFNNAGIGHQELAVDYTDEDWLRVIDINLNGVFRVAREAMRRMQNGGGAILNCASILGHVGQSQTAAYTAAKGGVLNVTRTLALEGAPGGIRVNSLSPGYIATPLLDELDPEVLEFLTSLHPIGRLGQAREVANAALFLLSDEASFVTGTDLLVDGGFTAGKS
- a CDS encoding ABC transporter permease; translated protein: MNIHAVRAIYTFEMARTWRTLFQSIVSPVVTTSLYFIVFGGAIGSQINEIDGISYGAYIVPGLIMLMVLTQSTSNASFGIYFPKFSGTIYEVLSAPVSHYEVVMGYVGAAATKSVMLGLIILATAGFFVPLEIAHPVWMLLFLVITAFTFSLIGFIIGLWADTFEKLQFVPLLIITPLVFLGGTFYSIDMLPSTWQTLSLLNPVLYLVSGFRWSFYGAGDVSVVVSLLMILVFLTVAMATVAWIFRTGYRLRA
- a CDS encoding ABC transporter ATP-binding protein, giving the protein MDRDHLATFHAGSSRAGEAPAAHARTPAAAAEPAVAIQGVSKTYDSGFQALRNVDLTIHRGEIFALLGPNGAGKTTLISIVCGIAMLGEGRVLVNGHDIQSDWRKTRSLIGLVPQELSTDSFETVWRTVSFSRGLFGKPANPAHIEKVLRDLSLWDKRNNQIQTLSGGMKRRVLIAKALAHEPEVLFLDEPTAGVDVELRRDMWALVRSLREKGVTVILTTHYIEEAEEMADRIGVINGGEIVLVEGKEALMRKLGRKQLTLHLHTPMDRIPEALARHALELSEDGEALTYTLAQDGETADVTALLQDLADAGIRFRDLHTQQSTLEDIFVDLVREHT
- a CDS encoding OmpA family protein, which produces MDAKRYFGLALVVVTLALVAGLTFLGRDHQTRVFTVDFRQGHTLSDDSDVAIARIATLMSRQPRYQAVVVGHSGTRGDDSANLELSRERAAVVSRQLIDDGIDEDRIDVHGLGGDDPLPRGDDEGERRYQQRLARVEVELNYR
- a CDS encoding glycine betaine ABC transporter substrate-binding protein, producing the protein MTSRHRIPVRHGIVLALVLSLGLLSSAANSDLGRPDVRIGWTAWSDAEAVSKLTALTLSSVGMDVELTLANIQAQYRGLAEQNLDLMLMSWQPHTHAAYLDHYGDRLEDLGVLYDGTTMGLAVPDYVDSSIQTIADLADHPELFDGVITGIDPEAGVMADAREAMRHYGLDGFELSESTGPAMVLALERAFDAEQPVVVTAWRPHSKWAAYDLRYLDDPDGVFADSEAVHAMARAGLREEQPRVAAFIEQMAFELDELEALMADAEEQGHRNAIRDWLNANQERVHGWFEEAGQ
- a CDS encoding toxic anion resistance protein, encoding MNTNETNTADDDMNTALTPPPPAPEVQPEEAESKVPLPAERQTELAAQADAFVQGVIEAEPESEPFREHVQQAHQLGNQQMQEAAQVSNRLLEKPVKAMDQGALSGDSDVSRSLLDLRRTVEELDPSRRGDLFQPRKLLGFIPWGNRLHDYFREYQSAQSHIDAIIKSLYEGQDELRRDNAAIDEEKRFLWDVMQRIEEYVYLARSIDERLEQRIEEIAQQNEHKARAVREEMLFYVRQKVQDLQQQLAVAVQGYLALDMIRKNNLELIKGVDRATSVTISALRTATVVAQALTNQRLVLEQIQALNETTGSVIEGTSEIMQRQSAQIHEQAAGSTIDMEQLTNAFNNIYATMDDMADFKSRALDNMKETVDSLDGQIGKARARLQRTDEARADASVTTE
- a CDS encoding OmpA family protein, translating into MRHLLVFTGLMLGGVGLVHGAEDRRLAAAVAEQYQPCGDTAALVLPLARSGLDLVPLYANGYQLETADGSPFAEQDLDVLLREPAGLQSQLEAYLACETPIMRLTQAQALLVAKATEANAGSAMTAFYQHGWSVGAHELRAASGVEELTGLNQGTVAVGPNGGGLDLLAEATRVARERAGSDWAQSPSVVLTDDASGTGGDTPEQRLAEDDRLTAALVATDAPGEHAVLLSSQSASRAVSSVYVVRRDFLDAHREQVEGLVTALFNAEEQVREDVTTQIVDWNAVAGHLLGDSDAHEQARRMWSDVETVGVQGNVDWSGDTGLRSFHRLNGEIAGALRAMGVLSATPTLALADMSYSNLADGVFDQRRAELSSFDPDAARTLLSEQRDGGDIDGRTILRFEIRFQPNQDQFPASEYADDFADVLDAAQRYRGALLTVEGHADPSLYVQRRSWGASEDLLAQQRDNLAELSEARAESVRQSVLAFASEHSVRLDSSQLITEGLGISDPATGLCDDVPCPVAGDEQAENRRVVFRVVEIEAESDAFTPPTTW